The Picrophilus oshimae DSM 9789 genome includes a window with the following:
- a CDS encoding MBL fold metallo-hydrolase, giving the protein MAYTNRNPERGWMEIPVTAAVVEHKDGKILLDTDIALDAMETHARDLIEAFPITRISEDNGIERQLGNIGMKPGYIMVISHLHLDHAGQVKPFMEEKIPVIVQKRSWNKLFPCYGREKVTIRSLRSNANNGIWQIS; this is encoded by the coding sequence ATGGCATACACAAATAGAAATCCCGAGAGGGGCTGGATGGAAATACCTGTAACTGCCGCTGTGGTTGAACATAAGGATGGAAAAATTCTCTTAGATACGGACATAGCCCTTGATGCAATGGAAACCCATGCAAGGGATCTAATTGAGGCTTTTCCAATAACAAGAATCTCCGAGGATAATGGAATAGAGAGGCAGCTGGGGAACATTGGTATGAAACCAGGATATATAATGGTCATTTCGCATCTGCATCTTGATCATGCAGGCCAGGTAAAACCTTTCATGGAAGAGAAGATACCTGTGATTGTTCAAAAAAGGAGCTGGAATAAGCTCTTTCCATGCTATGGCAGGGAAAAGGTGACCATACGATCTCTCAGATCTAATGCCAATAATGGGATATGGCAGATTTCTTGA